The following are encoded together in the Candidatus Thorarchaeota archaeon genome:
- a CDS encoding ABC transporter ATP-binding protein yields the protein MADYIIQTKNLSKSFVDVLALDNMTLVVKPGVFGLVGPNGAGKTTLIRILLGLAKPTSGEASVLGQDVVHNSYEIRERIGVLHERATFPKAMKVRAYLDRVCRMYEDRRTSEELLEMVGLAYAGERPIGKLSAGMHQRLGLAQAFAGNPELVILDEPTVNLDVKGRRETIDLVVEMYRSTGVSFFISSHILSELERACDSIAFMKNGRVLDSGSIADILSRYAQGVWRVRTSMPEAFASRAGAIKGVRSARVTGSTLVTVTAEREWTEDLQDHLRNLSMTENLGVHAIEPSMSLEDAYEVVMDNE from the coding sequence ATGGCAGACTACATCATCCAAACAAAGAATCTCAGCAAATCCTTTGTGGACGTCTTAGCTCTGGACAATATGACTCTTGTTGTAAAACCCGGAGTGTTTGGCCTTGTTGGACCCAACGGCGCAGGCAAGACAACACTAATCCGGATTCTCTTGGGTCTGGCGAAACCCACGAGCGGCGAGGCCAGCGTATTGGGTCAGGATGTAGTGCACAACTCCTACGAGATTAGAGAGAGGATTGGCGTGCTTCACGAGCGAGCAACATTCCCGAAGGCGATGAAGGTGCGTGCATACCTCGACAGGGTGTGCAGGATGTACGAAGATAGGCGGACTTCGGAAGAGCTCCTTGAAATGGTGGGGTTGGCGTACGCAGGAGAGCGACCTATCGGTAAGCTTTCAGCCGGCATGCACCAACGACTCGGACTTGCTCAAGCGTTTGCAGGTAACCCTGAGCTTGTGATTCTTGATGAACCAACCGTCAACCTCGATGTGAAAGGAAGACGCGAGACGATTGACCTAGTCGTCGAGATGTATCGCAGTACCGGTGTTTCGTTTTTCATCTCGTCCCATATTCTATCGGAACTAGAACGTGCCTGTGACTCGATTGCATTCATGAAGAATGGGAGAGTACTCGACTCTGGCTCCATAGCGGACATCCTGTCCAGATACGCTCAGGGTGTCTGGAGGGTCCGGACATCCATGCCCGAGGCATTCGCATCAAGAGCAGGGGCAATCAAGGGCGTCAGATCCGCCAGAGTAACCGGTAGCACACTGGTCACAGTCACTGCGGAGAGGGAATGGACAGAAGACCTGCAGGACCACCTGCGGAACTTGAGTATGACTGAGAATCTCGGAGTTCACGCAATTGAACCATCTATGTCGCTCGAAGATGCATATGAAGTGGTGATGGATAATGAGTAG
- a CDS encoding ABC transporter permease subunit, with product MSRVFRRFMNLVQMESEYTYRFPIMELLLALILLMTFLTSFVPATSSINIGRSPSWNGTLPAQQYSDIFNNTLRWSTISCFAGLMHPLAFIVPILTSISVAGCIEDGTLKTLLSYPTKREWLLESKVLLITVVTALTSILGITFAVVFLLPSGLALGDLSLLMSATVVHIILLVAFGTLVSVVFKRVSVAALGGVAFWYVLQYLFSMGLKDIRALSVFLPLPAAILAIGGQDGTSSALLATEIPIYLVLSVGVAAALFAICFMLFRRLEV from the coding sequence ATGAGTAGAGTGTTTAGACGATTCATGAACCTCGTACAGATGGAGAGCGAGTATACGTACCGCTTTCCCATCATGGAGTTGCTGCTTGCGCTAATCCTACTTATGACCTTCCTTACATCATTTGTTCCTGCTACTTCATCCATCAATATCGGACGTTCACCAAGCTGGAACGGAACGCTGCCGGCACAGCAGTACTCCGACATCTTCAACAACACCCTTCGTTGGTCGACAATCTCCTGCTTCGCTGGACTCATGCATCCCCTGGCATTCATCGTGCCGATACTCACTTCGATATCTGTAGCTGGCTGCATTGAGGATGGCACTCTGAAGACACTCTTGTCATATCCAACGAAAAGAGAATGGCTTTTGGAGTCCAAAGTCCTGCTGATTACCGTGGTGACTGCACTCACCTCGATTCTAGGCATCACATTCGCCGTAGTCTTTCTGCTACCTTCAGGCCTAGCACTGGGCGACTTGTCCCTTCTGATGAGCGCGACTGTGGTACACATCATCTTGTTGGTTGCATTTGGAACTCTGGTTTCAGTGGTTTTCAAGCGTGTGTCGGTGGCGGCTCTGGGAGGAGTTGCTTTCTGGTACGTCCTCCAGTACCTATTCTCGATGGGACTCAAAGATATCAGAGCGCTATCAGTCTTCCTCCCGCTTCCTGCCGCTATCCTCGCAATTGGGGGACAAGACGGCACAAGCTCGGCACTTCTCGCAACGGAGATTCCCATCTATCTTGTGCTTTCAGTTGGAGTCGCAGCCGCATTGTTCGCTATATGCTTCATGTTGTTCAGGAGACTAGAGGTGTGA
- a CDS encoding methyltransferase domain-containing protein: MSTDNELQTGMLVIDSETAREALDAALRGEKDTVLSLDLGVTESRVSLDNLPWDVESLRKMADDPGNIFFWDGSGTFKAAIRGDHFYKLIPTGKGKAPALLIDGVLMHPMKDTDPLTDAALKAEACVRAGLVVLEICTGLGYSTIACLDRGVKSIVTIERQQEVLNLARINPWSERLFSNPRVSIVKGDAVEVVKELPKETFDTVLHDPPRFTADSELYSIEFYSQLRRVLRPGGTLFHYVGSPGSRYRGRDMQKGVMVRLREVGFTNTQRVSSVKGVLATRL, translated from the coding sequence GTGAGTACGGACAACGAGCTGCAGACAGGTATGCTCGTCATCGACTCTGAGACCGCAAGAGAGGCGCTGGATGCTGCCCTCAGAGGAGAGAAGGACACAGTCCTATCTCTAGACCTCGGCGTCACCGAGAGCAGAGTCAGCCTGGACAACCTTCCATGGGATGTCGAGTCCCTCAGGAAGATGGCCGACGACCCCGGGAACATCTTCTTCTGGGACGGGTCAGGTACGTTCAAGGCGGCCATAAGGGGGGACCACTTCTACAAGCTGATACCGACTGGCAAGGGCAAGGCACCTGCACTGCTAATTGATGGTGTGCTCATGCATCCCATGAAGGACACGGACCCGTTGACCGACGCGGCACTCAAAGCCGAGGCCTGTGTGCGAGCTGGACTTGTCGTCCTTGAGATATGCACCGGACTGGGCTACTCGACGATAGCATGTCTGGACAGGGGTGTGAAGAGCATCGTGACGATTGAGAGGCAGCAAGAGGTCCTGAACCTTGCGAGAATCAATCCGTGGTCTGAGAGGCTCTTCAGCAATCCTCGCGTCAGCATCGTGAAGGGCGACGCTGTAGAGGTAGTCAAAGAGCTGCCTAAGGAAACGTTCGATACAGTACTTCACGATCCACCGAGGTTCACAGCAGACTCCGAGTTGTACTCGATAGAGTTCTACTCCCAGCTGCGCAGGGTCTTGAGACCGGGCGGTACCCTCTTCCATTACGTGGGTTCACCGGGCTCTCGGTACAGAGGCAGGGACATGCAGAAGGGAGTCATGGTAAGACTGAGAGAGGTGGGCTTCACTAACACTCAGAGGGTCAGCTCTGTCAAAGGAGTGCTCGCCACGAGGCTCTAG
- the msrA gene encoding peptide-methionine (S)-S-oxide reductase MsrA — MEKATLGGGCFWCIEAIFQRLRGVTSVVSGYSGGHVRDPTYEQVCTGRTGHAEVCQIEFDPAQISYREVLEVFFEAHDPTTLNRQGNDVGTQYRSVIFYHSDEQRQQAEEMKEQLARSGKWKSPIVTEIVPFVEFFKAEEYHQNYFRRNPNQSYCRLVVKPKVDKFEKVFKLKLAP, encoded by the coding sequence ATGGAGAAGGCTACACTTGGAGGCGGATGCTTCTGGTGCATCGAGGCCATCTTTCAGCGACTCAGAGGCGTGACCTCAGTTGTCTCCGGATACTCAGGAGGGCATGTCAGAGACCCTACTTACGAACAGGTCTGCACTGGCAGGACTGGCCATGCTGAAGTCTGCCAGATAGAATTCGACCCGGCACAGATATCCTACCGGGAAGTCCTCGAGGTGTTCTTTGAGGCGCATGACCCCACGACACTGAACCGTCAAGGGAATGACGTTGGGACCCAGTACAGGTCGGTCATCTTCTACCACAGTGATGAACAGAGACAGCAGGCGGAAGAGATGAAGGAACAACTTGCCAGGAGCGGCAAGTGGAAGAGCCCCATTGTGACGGAGATAGTGCCATTCGTGGAGTTCTTCAAGGCAGAGGAGTACCACCAGAACTACTTCCGAAGAAACCCAAACCAGTCGTACTGCCGACTGGTGGTGAAGCCCAAGGTGGACAAGTTCGAGAAGGTCTTCAAGCTCAAGCTCGCCCCCTAG